The genomic DNA CCATGACCACGGCGTTGTCGTTGCTGATGCCGATGTCGACGTCCTTCTTGCCGCCCAGGCCGCCCACGCCGTTGCCGTAGGCGCCCGTGCCGCCGCCGCGACCGTGCGTGCCGATGGCGCCGATGCCGACGGTGTTGCCCATGCCGCCGCCGCCCATGCCGGTGCCCTTGAGGCCCAGGCCGCCGAGGCCGCCCGAGTTACCGACCTGGTTGCCGAACATGTTGCCCACGGCGCTCTTGAGATCGCCGCCGAGGCCGCCGGAGCCGAAGATGGTCTGGATGCCGCCGTTCTTGGAGCCGAAGAGCGAAGTGACCATCGCCTTGGCGCGGTCCTTGGCGTTCGGGTCGATGGCCTTCTGACCCGAGCGCATCTTCGTGTTGTCCTTCATCGTCTTCACGCCCATCTTGCCTTCGTCGCCGGCGTGCTTGGCCGCGGCCTCGCCGTCGTTCTTCTTCTTCTCCGCCTGCAGCTTCTCGAGCAGCGGGTTCTTCTTCTTCTCCTCTTCCTTGAGGAGGAACTTGGCCACCACGGCCGGCTTCTTGAGCAGGTCGTCGTTGAGTGCGTCGTCGTCGTTGCTGAAGTTCTTCGCCGAGATCACGAACGCGCCCGTGATGAACAGGATCAGCAGGAGCAGGTTCACGAAGCGGTAGTCCATCCGCTCCGCCCAGGGCACGAAGACCTTCTTCGGCAGGGGCGCGAAGGCGAACTCCGCGCGCACGCCGCCCAGATCCGCCCAGAGGAAGTCGTTGGTGCCCAGGGAGATGGTCTTGGCGCCGTCGTCGCTGGAGAGCCGGCGGCTGTCCTTCAATTGCACCGGGCCGGAGCCGTCGTCGATCTCGCCGATGGCGCGGCTGGGCACGCGGACCACGAAGTCGTGGCCGCCGCCCTTGAGGAGCTGGAACTCCGCGGCGCCGAGCTTGTCGGCCTCGAGCACGAAGCCCGCCTTGGGCGTGGTGCCGACCACGAAGTCGGCCGGCTTCTCGAACTGGTGCACCGCGAGGATCTGGTCGCCCCAGACGAAGCGGATCTGCAGGCCCACGTTGCCCGAGGTATCCGTGCGCGGACGCGTGGGCTTGATGGGCGTGGCGGCCACGGCGGCGCTCGGCGGACGCGCGACCTTGGCCGGCGTCATCACCACGTTCTCGGGCGGCGGCGGGGGCGCGGCGTGCCCGTTCATGGCCGGAGCCGGAGCGGGCGCGGCGACCTGCACGGGAGCCGGCGCCGGCGCGGGAATGTTGACGGGCGCAGTGACCGGCTGGGCGGCCATCGCGGCGGCAGCGGCCACCTGCTGGGTCTGCTC from Deltaproteobacteria bacterium includes the following:
- a CDS encoding FHA domain-containing protein; translated protein: MAIPLTLKVFKGDALTTSKEYERDIIKIGRLASAHLCLDDDKVSRIHSVIDATEGKLSITDMGSMEGTYVNGRRVNKSPLSFGDEIRVGNTRILVEQRAGATNGLPAVRQTEPTEQTQQVAAAAAMAAQPVTAPVNIPAPAPAPVQVAAPAPAPAMNGHAAPPPPPENVVMTPAKVARPPSAAVAATPIKPTRPRTDTSGNVGLQIRFVWGDQILAVHQFEKPADFVVGTTPKAGFVLEADKLGAAEFQLLKGGGHDFVVRVPSRAIGEIDDGSGPVQLKDSRRLSSDDGAKTISLGTNDFLWADLGGVRAEFAFAPLPKKVFVPWAERMDYRFVNLLLLILFITGAFVISAKNFSNDDDALNDDLLKKPAVVAKFLLKEEEKKKNPLLEKLQAEKKKNDGEAAAKHAGDEGKMGVKTMKDNTKMRSGQKAIDPNAKDRAKAMVTSLFGSKNGGIQTIFGSGGLGGDLKSAVGNMFGNQVGNSGGLGGLGLKGTGMGGGGMGNTVGIGAIGTHGRGGGTGAYGNGVGGLGGKKDVDIGISNDNAVVM